From a single Strix uralensis isolate ZFMK-TIS-50842 chromosome 25, bStrUra1, whole genome shotgun sequence genomic region:
- the IFNLR1 gene encoding interferon lambda receptor 1 isoform X2: MSAWRVRVLMALCFLRQTRGQVRPPPPQNVTLLSKDFDMILTWTPGEGSPPDVTYTVSEEHMDKWIKVPHCKNIHRTSCNLTCVLPNLFVKVRARVKAVSGQFQSPWVESQSKEYHLDVELAPPLLNVDVKENLIHVNASFPLATCVESFFWMYDLNLWEAGSEDKKQYEHILRKTTVTIDTTALRGNYCLSARSSFQNTGFKYSKFSQPMCVLLNHKAVEWKLPSSATIPVFVLPILLTSAFIICLLKQDAKRKKMPHALDLSHLKAAGPAFHCELSEKEFFRDYLICTEKPVSQRKTNKALAGNNLPWMASFPSSLLSSSSLSSSSSSSEEEDDSSTFIPYTEMLKFPRKHLNCQPSRTAQEETSLDSGSGGLSVDSESVLDLSTLGFSFFPMTKNEVDTSGSHGNEKASLSRCSSLGRISLPDVRLPGPGEHGQHDTDRDECLEMTPLQPLMEGICAKLPANEHYLHRKAHHFIKYYQKPVVDPHVQTGEGSQLSEDPSTELLISFQTLQVAEDEGIASDCDSGNFTEGTPPASMVLSDAFEISNTEEKYDQKFKFKGYEHTHYMGRS, from the exons ATGTCTGCCTGGAGAGTCAGAGTCCTGATGGCACTGTGCTTCCTGCGGCAGACTAGAG GTCAAGTTCGACCTCCCCCTCCTCAAAATGTTACGCTACTGTCAAAGGATTTTGACATGATTTTGACATGGACTCCAGGAGAAGGCTCTCCACCAGATGTGACATACACTGTGAG cGAGGAACACATGGACAAATGGATAAAGGTTCCTCACTGCAAAAATATTCACAGAACCTCTTGCAACCTGACTTGTGTGCTTCCAAACTTATTTGTTAAAGTCCGGGCTCGagtaaaagctgtttctggacAATTCCAGTCACCATGGGTAGAATCACAATCCAAGGAATATCATTTGGATG TGGAACTGGCTCCCCCACTGCTAAATGTGGATGTCAAGGAGAACTTAATCCATGTGAATGCTTCCTTCCCTTTGGCCACCTGTGTGGAGAGTTTCTTTTGGATGTATGACTTGAACCTTTGGGAAGCTGGATCTGAAGACAAG AAGCAATACGAACATATCCTTAGGAAGACTACAGTGACTATCGATACCACTGCACTCAGAGGCAATTACTGCTTAAGTGCCAGATCTTCCTTCCAAAACACTGGCTTCAAGTACAGCAAATTCTCCCAACCCATGTGTGTGCTATTAAACCACAAAG caGTGGAATGGAAGCTCCCATCTTCTGCTACGATCCCTGTGTttgtcctccccatccttctGACAAGTGCTTTCATCATCTGTTTGCTGAAACAAGATGCTAAGCGAAAGAAGATGCCTCATGCTCTG GATTTATCTCATTTAAAGGCTGCTGGACCAGCCTTTCACTGTGAGCTCAgtgaaaaggaatttttcagGGACTATCTTATCTGCACAGAGAAGCCAGTATCACAAAGGAAGACAAACAAAGCCTTAGCAGGAAACAACCTACCATGGATGGCTTCTTTCCCCTCatcattattatcatcatcatcattatcatcatcatcatcatcatcagagGAAGAAGATGACAGTAGTACTTTCATCCCATACACTGAAATGCTTAAGTTTCCAAGGAAACATCTCAACTGTCAGCCATCCAGAACAGCTCAGGAAGAAACTAGTTTGGACTCTGGATCTGGAGGTCTCTCTGTGGATAGTGAATCTGTGCTTGACCTAAGTACTTTgggtttctctttctttccaatGACAAAGAATGAGGTGGACACCTCAGGATCCCACGGAAACGAGAAGGCATCCCTTTCTCGATGTTCCTCTTTGGGAAGAATATCCCTCCCTGATGTGAGATTGCCAGGTCCCGGGGAGCATGGCCAGCATGATACAGACAGGGATGAATGCCTGGAAATGACCCCTCTTCAACCACTGATGGAGGGGATCTGTGCCAAACTTCCAGCCAATGAGCACTACCTGCATAGGAAGGCTCATCATTTCATCAAGTATTACCAGAAACCAGTAGTTGATCCACATGTCCAGACTGGTGAGGGATCCCAGCTCAGTGAGGATCCCAGCACCGAGCTGCTCATTTCCTTTCAGACATTACAGGTGGCAGAAGATGAAGGTATTGCAAGTGACTGTGACAGCGGTAATTTCACAGAAGGGACACCTCCCGCATCCATGGTGCTAAGTGACGCGTTTGAAATTTCAAATACGGAGGAAAAATACGATCAGAAGTTTAAATTCAAAGGCTACGAGCACACACATTACATGGGAAGGAGCTAG
- the IFNLR1 gene encoding interferon lambda receptor 1 isoform X1, whose translation MSAWRVRVLMALCFLRQTRGQVRPPPPQNVTLLSKDFDMILTWTPGEGSPPDVTYTVRYESEEHMDKWIKVPHCKNIHRTSCNLTCVLPNLFVKVRARVKAVSGQFQSPWVESQSKEYHLDVELAPPLLNVDVKENLIHVNASFPLATCVESFFWMYDLNLWEAGSEDKKQYEHILRKTTVTIDTTALRGNYCLSARSSFQNTGFKYSKFSQPMCVLLNHKAVEWKLPSSATIPVFVLPILLTSAFIICLLKQDAKRKKMPHALDLSHLKAAGPAFHCELSEKEFFRDYLICTEKPVSQRKTNKALAGNNLPWMASFPSSLLSSSSLSSSSSSSEEEDDSSTFIPYTEMLKFPRKHLNCQPSRTAQEETSLDSGSGGLSVDSESVLDLSTLGFSFFPMTKNEVDTSGSHGNEKASLSRCSSLGRISLPDVRLPGPGEHGQHDTDRDECLEMTPLQPLMEGICAKLPANEHYLHRKAHHFIKYYQKPVVDPHVQTGEGSQLSEDPSTELLISFQTLQVAEDEGIASDCDSGNFTEGTPPASMVLSDAFEISNTEEKYDQKFKFKGYEHTHYMGRS comes from the exons ATGTCTGCCTGGAGAGTCAGAGTCCTGATGGCACTGTGCTTCCTGCGGCAGACTAGAG GTCAAGTTCGACCTCCCCCTCCTCAAAATGTTACGCTACTGTCAAAGGATTTTGACATGATTTTGACATGGACTCCAGGAGAAGGCTCTCCACCAGATGTGACATACACTGTGAGGTATGAAAG cGAGGAACACATGGACAAATGGATAAAGGTTCCTCACTGCAAAAATATTCACAGAACCTCTTGCAACCTGACTTGTGTGCTTCCAAACTTATTTGTTAAAGTCCGGGCTCGagtaaaagctgtttctggacAATTCCAGTCACCATGGGTAGAATCACAATCCAAGGAATATCATTTGGATG TGGAACTGGCTCCCCCACTGCTAAATGTGGATGTCAAGGAGAACTTAATCCATGTGAATGCTTCCTTCCCTTTGGCCACCTGTGTGGAGAGTTTCTTTTGGATGTATGACTTGAACCTTTGGGAAGCTGGATCTGAAGACAAG AAGCAATACGAACATATCCTTAGGAAGACTACAGTGACTATCGATACCACTGCACTCAGAGGCAATTACTGCTTAAGTGCCAGATCTTCCTTCCAAAACACTGGCTTCAAGTACAGCAAATTCTCCCAACCCATGTGTGTGCTATTAAACCACAAAG caGTGGAATGGAAGCTCCCATCTTCTGCTACGATCCCTGTGTttgtcctccccatccttctGACAAGTGCTTTCATCATCTGTTTGCTGAAACAAGATGCTAAGCGAAAGAAGATGCCTCATGCTCTG GATTTATCTCATTTAAAGGCTGCTGGACCAGCCTTTCACTGTGAGCTCAgtgaaaaggaatttttcagGGACTATCTTATCTGCACAGAGAAGCCAGTATCACAAAGGAAGACAAACAAAGCCTTAGCAGGAAACAACCTACCATGGATGGCTTCTTTCCCCTCatcattattatcatcatcatcattatcatcatcatcatcatcatcagagGAAGAAGATGACAGTAGTACTTTCATCCCATACACTGAAATGCTTAAGTTTCCAAGGAAACATCTCAACTGTCAGCCATCCAGAACAGCTCAGGAAGAAACTAGTTTGGACTCTGGATCTGGAGGTCTCTCTGTGGATAGTGAATCTGTGCTTGACCTAAGTACTTTgggtttctctttctttccaatGACAAAGAATGAGGTGGACACCTCAGGATCCCACGGAAACGAGAAGGCATCCCTTTCTCGATGTTCCTCTTTGGGAAGAATATCCCTCCCTGATGTGAGATTGCCAGGTCCCGGGGAGCATGGCCAGCATGATACAGACAGGGATGAATGCCTGGAAATGACCCCTCTTCAACCACTGATGGAGGGGATCTGTGCCAAACTTCCAGCCAATGAGCACTACCTGCATAGGAAGGCTCATCATTTCATCAAGTATTACCAGAAACCAGTAGTTGATCCACATGTCCAGACTGGTGAGGGATCCCAGCTCAGTGAGGATCCCAGCACCGAGCTGCTCATTTCCTTTCAGACATTACAGGTGGCAGAAGATGAAGGTATTGCAAGTGACTGTGACAGCGGTAATTTCACAGAAGGGACACCTCCCGCATCCATGGTGCTAAGTGACGCGTTTGAAATTTCAAATACGGAGGAAAAATACGATCAGAAGTTTAAATTCAAAGGCTACGAGCACACACATTACATGGGAAGGAGCTAG
- the IL22RA1 gene encoding interleukin-22 receptor subunit alpha-1: protein MKQFLIVLAVFSVVGIVTTQKSSCLKRATFSSTNFENILTWETEADIPPGTVFDVQYKQYGEKSWLNKLECQSITQLFCNLTRETENFMEHYYARVRATGQDYCSSNWVRSERFEPRKETIIGAPEVEYIPYVRSIKFLIRPPYTPLRGEDDHQLTIEDIYSKFGAVDYHLTIFNQRTHQKWTKNEHNKEFEVSNLDPDTEYNGTIYIYLLQRSSKSQVFWVKTLADNTWLLYCFVALAFCAGLVFAAISYVIYKYVKQHSAQPMSLDFRGISSFQPLTLTVEHIIKPINLSKPSLLIPEVQLPQISQYLDRALEPPWSFRPPEAAYQQQMDVLTFQLPAQPPCLATTAPAGYAPHAAERSVPTAAASNVLPLTYGVCVEGTDHVDKKNLQPNQMLKEVSPDSFVGGKLITQMLGKSCSHWNYKEQRPNLALWDSSDTRESGLLQWSPGQTQQLLLQTDGMESKVHVSQLSLSLLEQGGCYRRQTAELPLLLSSVKVDTDSVPEDESLSSLPATLLFSVGTGNNFPGENTTERWMLPDSFSHSINKLQLPETQETEMLTATKELGCTKLNNSVSQDTISDPDNGTPLTMLFKDLDLKVLWHQDENTEFY, encoded by the exons ATGAAGCAATTTCTGATCGTCTTGGCTGTATTTTCAGTGGTCG GCATTGTGACTACACAGAAGTCATCATGTCTGAAACGTGCAACATTTTCTTCTACAAACTTTGAGAACATCCTGACATGGGAAACTGAAGCAGATATTCCCCCTGGCACTGTATTTGATGTCCAATATAAACA GTATGGAGAAAAGTCCTGGCTTAACAAGCTTGAGTGCCAGAGTATCACACAACTTTTCTGCAATCTCACTCGTGAAACAGAAAACTTCATGGAGCATTACTACGCCAGGGTGAGGGCCACTGGCCAGGACTACTGCTCCTCCAACTGGGTGCGCTCAGAAAGATTTGAACCCAGAAAAGAGA CTATTATTGGAGCACCAGAAGTGGAGTATATTCCTTATGTACGGTCCATAAAGTTTCTTATACGCCCTCCCTATACTCCGCTGAGAGGTGAGGATGACCACCAGCTAACCATAGAGGACATTTATAGCAAATTTGGTGCTGTTGATTATCACTTAACAATATTCAACCAAAGGACACACCAAAAG tgGACAAAGAATGAGCACAACAAAGAATTTGAAGTTTCCAACTTGGACCCAGACACTGAATATAATGgaacaatatatatatatctcctccagagaagcagcaaatctCAAGTATTTTGGGTGAAAACACTAGCAG ACAACACGTGGCTCCTCTACTGTTTCGTGGCACTCGCATTCTGTGCTGGACTGGTGTTTGCTGCAATTAGTTACGTGATCTACAAATACGTCAAGCAACACAGTGCACAGCCTATGTCTTTG GACTTCAGAGGGATTTCATCGTTCCAGCCTCTTACACTGACAGTGGAGCATATTATAAAGCCCATTAATTTATCCAAACCTTCACTTCTCATCCCTGAAGTGCAGTTACCACAGATCAGCCAATATTTGGACAGAGCACTGGAACCACCATGGTCTTTCCGTCCACCAGAAGCTGCCTATCAGCAACAGATGGATGTCCTGACATTCCAGCTGCCCGCTCAGCCACCCTGCTTGGCCACCACAGCTCCTGCTGGTTATGCTCCTCACGCAGCTGAGCGAAGCGTTCCTACTGCCGCGGCCAGCAACGTTCTGCCCCTAACCTATGGGGTGTGTGTCGAAGGCACAGACCATGTTGACAAGAAGAATTTGCAGCCAAACCAAATGCTAAAGGAAGTTTCTCCAGATAGTTTTGTTGGTGGAAAGCTCATAACCCAGATGCTGGGCAAGAGCTGCAGCCATTGGAATTACAAAGAACAGAGGCCGAACTTGGCATTGTGGGACAGCAGTGACACAAGAGAGTCAGGTCTCTTACAGTGGAGCCCTGGGCAAACacagcaactgctgctgcagaCTGATGGGATGGAAAGTAAAGTGCATGTGTCCCAGCTGTCACTGTCTTTGCTGGAACAAGGAGGATGCTATAGGCGACAGACAGCAGAACTCCCACTGTTATTGTCTTCAGTGAAAGTTGACACAGACTCTGTTCCAGAGGATGAATCGCTGTCATCTCTACCAGCAACCCTCCTTTTCTCAGTTGGTACTGGTAACAACTTCCCTGGAGAGAACACCACAGAGCGGTGGATGTTGCCAGATTCATTCTCACATTCTATAAATAAACTGCAGCTCCCAGAGActcaagaaacagaaatgttaacaGCAACAAAGGAGCTAGGCTGCACAAAACTGAATAACAGTGTGTCCCAAGACACAATCTCAGACCCGGACAATGGCACTCCTCTCACTATGCTGTTCAAAGATTTGGATTTAAAAGTACTGTGGCATCAGgatgaaaacacagaattttattAG